Proteins from one Crocosphaera sp. UHCC 0190 genomic window:
- the cobD gene encoding threonine-phosphate decarboxylase CobD produces MKRPVHGGNLVWAAKQIGCPASSILDFSASINPLGPPQSALTAIQEALNNLNHYPDPNYQELRQALAEWHQLSIEWVLPGNGAAELLTWVGRQLGELDITYLITPAFQDYWRTLQGFGAKIKTYEFNWQDLAPTLTFTTLPTASAGIIINNPHNPTGKLWNKAALLPLLEQFKLVVVDEAFMDFVPPDQQQSLIPWVSQYPNLVIVRSLTKFYSLPGLRLGYAIAHPDRLQQWQTWRDPWCVNSLAVAAGIAVIQDQEFEQQTREWLLSARTALFQGLLEISSLNPIVSQANFLLVETTLPSSQLQQKLLQNHRILIRDCLSFPELGDRYFRIAVRTQPENQRLIDALTLENSEG; encoded by the coding sequence ATGAAACGACCTGTTCATGGTGGAAATTTAGTCTGGGCAGCCAAGCAAATTGGTTGTCCGGCTTCCTCAATCCTAGATTTTTCTGCCAGCATTAATCCCTTGGGGCCACCCCAAAGCGCATTAACAGCCATTCAAGAGGCTTTAAACAACCTTAATCATTATCCTGACCCTAACTATCAGGAATTGCGTCAAGCCCTGGCAGAATGGCATCAACTCTCGATTGAGTGGGTTTTACCCGGCAATGGGGCGGCGGAATTATTGACTTGGGTAGGTCGTCAATTAGGGGAACTTGATATCACTTACCTGATTACGCCAGCCTTTCAAGATTATTGGCGAACCTTACAAGGGTTTGGGGCGAAGATTAAAACTTATGAATTTAATTGGCAAGATCTCGCCCCGACTTTAACGTTCACAACCCTTCCCACAGCATCCGCCGGAATTATTATTAATAATCCCCATAATCCCACGGGAAAATTATGGAATAAAGCTGCTTTATTGCCCTTACTAGAACAATTTAAGTTAGTGGTGGTAGACGAAGCTTTTATGGACTTTGTACCACCAGATCAACAACAAAGTTTAATTCCTTGGGTGTCTCAATACCCTAATTTAGTGATTGTGCGATCGCTGACTAAGTTTTATAGTCTTCCTGGACTACGTTTAGGGTATGCGATCGCTCATCCTGATCGTCTCCAACAATGGCAAACTTGGCGCGATCCTTGGTGTGTCAATAGTCTAGCTGTCGCCGCAGGGATAGCAGTGATTCAAGATCAGGAATTTGAACAACAGACCAGGGAATGGTTATTATCGGCCCGAACCGCTTTATTTCAAGGTTTATTAGAGATTTCATCCCTTAACCCTATAGTGAGTCAGGCTAATTTTTTATTAGTAGAAACGACCTTGCCAAGTTCTCAATTACAACAAAAATTACTGCAAAACCATCGTATTTTAATCCGCGACTGTTTAAGTTTTCCCGAATTAGGCGATCGCTATTTTCGGATTGCTGTTCGTACCCAACCGGAAAATCAACGACTTATTGACGCTTTAACGCTTGAAAATTCAGAGGGCTGA
- a CDS encoding ABC transporter permease, whose protein sequence is MEIVDTCKMAISALLSNKLRSSLTMLGITIGNASVIGMVAVGQGAQKLTAAQFQALGPNVLFLSLSSARVRRNLSAESKPLLLEDAQAIAKLVPTLTHVAPEIHTSELIVYQDKIFQNSIIGTTPQYLFVRNYQLSQGRFLNEIDVEHSKRVVVLGADIAQRLFPHKNPLGQPVRIKNMSFNVVGVLAPKGSLFDSDQDNNVIVPLTTAHTQLRGWRSPYGINLNLIAMLAKDQDTVRAAEFQVKNLIQLRHSLKNSNDVKLFSQNALLETADKTNAGLTQMLGAIAVISLLVGGIGVMNIMLVSVTERTQEVGLRKALGATEQDILGQFLLEAILLTTLGGVIGIGVGIGGTIIASSFFSLATSISVESIILAVGVSGGIGLFFGVFPAKQAAKLDPIVALRSA, encoded by the coding sequence ATGGAAATTGTTGATACCTGCAAAATGGCGATATCTGCTCTCCTATCCAATAAACTTCGGAGCAGCTTAACCATGTTAGGGATTACTATTGGTAATGCCTCTGTTATTGGGATGGTGGCAGTGGGACAAGGCGCACAAAAATTAACCGCAGCACAATTTCAGGCTTTGGGGCCGAATGTCCTCTTTCTCAGTTTAAGTTCTGCTCGTGTTCGTCGCAATCTTTCGGCAGAATCTAAACCCTTATTACTCGAAGATGCTCAAGCGATCGCTAAATTAGTCCCAACTTTAACCCATGTTGCGCCGGAAATTCACACCAGTGAATTGATTGTTTATCAAGATAAGATCTTTCAAAATTCTATTATTGGAACGACACCGCAATATCTCTTTGTTAGAAATTATCAACTATCTCAAGGACGTTTTCTCAACGAAATTGATGTCGAGCATAGTAAGCGCGTGGTTGTCTTAGGTGCAGACATTGCTCAGCGACTTTTTCCTCATAAAAACCCTTTGGGACAACCAGTTAGAATTAAAAATATGAGCTTTAATGTGGTTGGTGTTTTAGCCCCAAAAGGTTCGTTGTTTGATTCAGATCAAGACAACAATGTGATTGTTCCTTTAACGACTGCTCACACTCAACTACGAGGATGGCGTTCCCCTTATGGCATTAATCTAAATCTTATTGCGATGTTAGCAAAAGATCAAGATACAGTAAGGGCGGCTGAGTTTCAAGTTAAAAATTTAATTCAGTTGCGTCATTCCTTGAAAAATAGTAACGATGTAAAGCTTTTTTCGCAAAATGCTCTCTTAGAAACCGCTGATAAAACTAATGCTGGTTTGACTCAAATGTTAGGGGCGATCGCTGTTATTTCTTTGTTGGTGGGAGGTATTGGGGTGATGAATATTATGTTAGTTTCTGTCACAGAAAGAACCCAAGAAGTGGGATTAAGAAAGGCATTAGGCGCGACTGAACAAGATATTTTAGGACAATTTTTATTAGAAGCCATTTTATTAACAACCTTGGGCGGAGTGATCGGTATTGGGGTAGGAATTGGCGGTACTATTATAGCGAGTTCTTTCTTTTCTTTAGCCACCAGTATCTCCGTTGAATCCATTATTTTAGCAGTGGGAGTATCAGGAGGAATTGGCTTATTTTTTGGGGTATTTCCCGCTAAACAAGCGGCTAAACTTGATCCAATTGTGGCTTTAAGAAGTGCTTAA
- a CDS encoding HU family DNA-binding protein has translation MNKGELIDAVAMKANVTKKQADAVISATIETIMEAVSGDDKVTLVGFGSFESRDRKAREGRNPKTNEKMSIPATKVPAFSAGKLFKDKVAPKE, from the coding sequence ATGAATAAAGGCGAATTAATTGATGCAGTTGCTATGAAAGCGAATGTCACGAAAAAGCAAGCTGATGCGGTGATTAGTGCCACCATTGAAACCATCATGGAAGCCGTCTCAGGAGATGATAAAGTGACCTTAGTCGGGTTTGGTTCCTTTGAATCCCGCGATCGCAAGGCACGAGAAGGTCGTAACCCAAAAACTAATGAAAAAATGAGTATTCCTGCGACAAAGGTGCCTGCATTTTCTGCCGGAAAGTTGTTTAAGGACAAAGTCGCCCCTAAAGAGTAA
- a CDS encoding pentapeptide repeat-containing protein — protein sequence MANQEQLRLLTKSVENWNQWREQNPEIVPDLQNADLSYFDLSHANLNQANLEQAILFHTNLSSACLENANLSYANLTSAVCFKTVLFQANLSHSLLINSDLSKANLREANLSKAQIINAYLVNTNLVDANLQETNLTHSYLTGANLTGANLARAEICDAELTATQINNINITTIIRNEDSIIPKVIEEIYPTVTEISKPVVNRQKSMLMVGDLVNSFKEENSSCFSISEQLKSLEILWIRTQLEALYHAS from the coding sequence ATGGCAAATCAAGAACAGTTAAGACTTTTAACAAAAAGTGTAGAGAACTGGAATCAATGGCGCGAACAAAATCCAGAGATTGTTCCTGATTTACAAAATGCCGATTTGAGTTATTTCGATTTAAGTCACGCTAATTTGAACCAAGCGAATCTAGAACAAGCAATTTTATTTCACACAAATTTAAGCAGTGCTTGTTTAGAAAACGCTAATTTAAGCTACGCTAATTTGACATCTGCTGTCTGTTTTAAAACCGTACTTTTTCAAGCAAATTTAAGTCATAGTTTATTAATTAATTCTGATCTAAGTAAAGCAAATCTTAGGGAAGCAAACTTAAGCAAAGCACAAATAATTAATGCTTATTTAGTTAATACCAATTTAGTTGATGCCAACCTGCAAGAAACTAACTTAACGCACAGTTATCTAACAGGAGCTAATTTGACCGGAGCTAATTTAGCACGTGCCGAGATTTGCGATGCAGAATTGACAGCCACCCAGATTAATAATATTAATATCACGACTATAATCCGTAATGAAGACTCTATAATCCCTAAAGTAATCGAAGAAATTTATCCTACAGTTACTGAAATTAGTAAACCAGTTGTTAACCGTCAAAAATCAATGTTAATGGTGGGAGATTTGGTCAATTCCTTTAAGGAAGAAAATTCATCCTGTTTTAGCATTTCAGAGCAGTTAAAATCATTAGAAATCCTTTGGATAAGAACTCAATTAGAGGCACTTTATCACGCTTCTTAA
- a CDS encoding AtpZ/AtpI family protein, with amino-acid sequence MDKSELDKKEDRTNLSQFYQQVETKAKRKIKARHTKKSIWFVLGMFGMVGWSVTIPTLMGIAIGVWIDSSFKSPYSWTLMLLFVGLTVGCFTAWYWIEKETKT; translated from the coding sequence ATGGATAAATCTGAGCTAGATAAAAAAGAAGATAGGACAAATTTGAGTCAATTTTATCAACAGGTTGAAACGAAGGCTAAACGAAAAATTAAGGCACGACACACTAAAAAAAGTATTTGGTTTGTGTTAGGAATGTTTGGTATGGTAGGATGGTCAGTAACTATTCCTACTTTAATGGGAATTGCGATCGGGGTTTGGATTGATAGTTCATTTAAAAGCCCTTATTCTTGGACATTAATGTTATTATTTGTTGGGTTAACAGTGGGGTGTTTTACCGCTTGGTATTGGATTGAAAAAGAAACTAAAACATAA
- a CDS encoding pentapeptide repeat-containing protein, whose translation MNSQYFLLFICLTTLCLGSCSQIDQNLYRLELERECVKCNLAGVNLARENLGVKYRIPRSNQPLSVTPFGLEEAKPVNLTQANLQEANFFQADLSGVIFYEANLQQANLEEADLEKAQLKGANLQGANLQQTNLKGANLENANLKGANLQGVTLEETNLRGIITDNQTLWYEKQE comes from the coding sequence ATGAATTCTCAATATTTTTTGCTTTTTATTTGTTTAACCACTTTATGTTTAGGGAGTTGTTCTCAAATCGATCAAAATTTATATCGTCTGGAATTAGAAAGAGAATGTGTGAAGTGCAATTTAGCAGGGGTTAATTTAGCCAGAGAAAATCTTGGGGTTAAATATCGCATTCCTCGCAGCAATCAACCTTTGTCTGTTACACCTTTTGGGTTAGAAGAAGCAAAACCTGTTAATTTGACTCAAGCAAATTTGCAAGAAGCTAACTTTTTCCAAGCAGATTTATCGGGGGTCATTTTTTATGAGGCTAACTTACAACAGGCAAATTTAGAAGAAGCAGACTTGGAAAAAGCCCAATTAAAAGGGGCTAATCTTCAAGGAGCTAACTTACAGCAAACCAATCTCAAAGGAGCTAATTTAGAAAACGCCAATCTCAAAGGGGCTAATTTACAGGGAGTTACCCTTGAGGAGACTAATTTAAGGGGAATCATTACTGATAATCAGACACTTTGGTATGAGAAGCAAGAATAA